One Cellulomonas taurus genomic region harbors:
- a CDS encoding phage holin family protein: protein MTQDLSLLVRQEVDLAKAELTQSAKRAGTGGGMLAGAGVAGWFVLLFLSVALWWGLPIGKAWSALIVAVIWAVVAGILALRGRGELRRVKGAPRTAETVKKIPNALKGDGEANHE from the coding sequence GTGACCCAGGATCTGTCGCTGCTGGTCCGGCAGGAGGTCGACCTGGCCAAGGCCGAGCTGACCCAGTCCGCGAAGCGGGCCGGCACCGGCGGCGGGATGCTCGCGGGCGCCGGGGTGGCCGGGTGGTTCGTGCTGCTGTTCCTGAGCGTCGCGCTGTGGTGGGGGCTGCCGATCGGCAAGGCGTGGTCGGCGCTGATCGTCGCGGTGATCTGGGCCGTCGTGGCCGGGATCCTCGCTCTCCGGGGCCGCGGTGAGCTGCGCCGGGTGAAGGGTGCCCCGCGCACCGCCGAGACCGTGAAGAAGATTCCGAACGCCCTGAAGGGCGACGGGGAGGCGAACCATGAGTGA
- the adh gene encoding aldehyde dehydrogenase, giving the protein MTVYAAPGQPGSPATYRERYDHWIGGEYVAPAAGRYFENPSPVTGRTFTEVARGDADDIERALDAAHGAARTWGRTTATDRAVILNKIADRMEQNLELLAVAETWENGKPVRETLAADLPLAVDHFRYFAGAVRAQEGSISEIDEDTIAYHFHEPLGVVGQIIPWNFPILMAVWKLAPALAAGNTVVLKPAEQTPTSILVLMELIADLLPPGVVNVVNGFGVEAGKPLASSPRIRKIAFTGETTTGRLIMQYASQNIIPVTLELGGKSPNIFFEDVARARDDFYDKALEGFTMFALNQGEVCTCPSRALIQESIYDGFLTDAIARTEAVKQGNPLDTDTMIGAQASNDQLEKILSYIDIGKAEGAKVLTGGHRAELEGDLAGGYYVTPTIFEGKNSMRIFQEEIFGPVVAVTSFVDYADAIHTANDTLYGLGAGVWSREGAIAYRAGRDIEAGRVWTNCYHAYPAAAAFGGYKGSGVGRENHKMMLDHYQQTKNLLVSYSAQKLGFF; this is encoded by the coding sequence ATGACCGTCTACGCAGCGCCGGGACAGCCCGGCAGCCCCGCGACCTACCGCGAGCGCTACGACCACTGGATCGGCGGCGAGTACGTCGCCCCGGCCGCCGGTCGCTACTTCGAGAACCCGTCCCCGGTCACCGGACGCACCTTCACCGAGGTCGCCCGGGGCGATGCCGACGACATCGAGCGCGCCCTGGACGCCGCACACGGTGCCGCCCGCACCTGGGGCAGGACCACCGCCACCGATCGCGCGGTGATCCTGAACAAGATCGCCGACCGGATGGAGCAGAACCTGGAACTGCTCGCGGTCGCCGAGACCTGGGAGAACGGCAAGCCGGTGCGGGAGACCCTGGCCGCCGACCTGCCGCTGGCGGTGGACCACTTCCGGTACTTCGCCGGGGCGGTCCGGGCGCAGGAGGGGTCGATCTCGGAGATCGACGAGGACACCATCGCCTACCACTTCCACGAGCCGCTGGGTGTGGTCGGGCAGATCATCCCGTGGAACTTCCCGATCCTGATGGCGGTGTGGAAGCTCGCACCGGCGCTCGCGGCCGGGAACACCGTGGTGCTCAAGCCCGCAGAGCAGACGCCGACGTCGATCCTGGTCCTGATGGAGCTGATCGCCGACCTGCTGCCGCCGGGGGTGGTGAACGTGGTGAACGGCTTCGGCGTCGAGGCGGGCAAGCCCCTCGCGTCCAGTCCGCGGATCCGGAAGATCGCCTTCACCGGCGAGACCACCACCGGGCGGCTGATCATGCAGTACGCCAGCCAGAACATCATCCCGGTCACGCTGGAACTCGGCGGCAAGAGCCCGAACATCTTCTTCGAGGACGTGGCCCGCGCCCGCGACGACTTCTACGACAAGGCGCTCGAGGGCTTCACCATGTTCGCGCTCAACCAGGGCGAGGTGTGCACCTGCCCGTCGCGCGCCCTCATCCAGGAGTCGATCTACGACGGCTTCCTCACCGACGCCATCGCCCGCACCGAGGCCGTCAAGCAGGGCAACCCGCTGGACACCGACACGATGATCGGTGCGCAGGCCTCCAACGATCAGCTGGAGAAGATCCTGTCCTACATCGACATCGGCAAGGCCGAGGGTGCCAAGGTCCTCACCGGTGGGCACCGCGCCGAGCTGGAGGGCGACCTGGCGGGCGGCTACTACGTGACGCCGACCATCTTCGAGGGCAAGAACTCGATGCGGATCTTCCAGGAGGAGATCTTCGGCCCGGTGGTCGCGGTCACCTCGTTCGTCGACTACGCGGACGCGATCCACACCGCCAACGACACCCTCTACGGCCTGGGCGCGGGGGTGTGGTCCCGGGAGGGCGCGATCGCCTACCGCGCCGGGCGCGACATCGAGGCGGGCCGGGTGTGGACCAACTGCTACCACGCGTACCCGGCGGCGGCGGCCTTCGGCGGCTACAAGGGCTCCGGCGTCGGGCGGGAGAACCACAAGATGATGCTCGACCACTACCAGCAGACCAAGAACCTGCTGGTCTCCTACTCCGCGCAGAAGCTCGGCTTCTTCTGA
- a CDS encoding RidA family protein, with the protein MSPKSAVSTPHAPAPAHTFHQGVRTGPFVQVSGQGPVDPATGEYLFPGDVAAQTTRTLENVRAIVEAAGATFDDVVMLRVYLTTRDDFAAMNDAYGAFVGEHCPGGVLPSRTTVMVGLPREEMLVEIDAFAIVQD; encoded by the coding sequence ATGAGCCCGAAGTCCGCCGTGTCCACCCCGCACGCCCCAGCGCCAGCCCACACCTTCCACCAGGGTGTGCGCACCGGTCCGTTCGTGCAGGTGTCCGGCCAGGGCCCGGTCGACCCCGCCACCGGTGAGTACCTGTTCCCCGGCGACGTGGCGGCGCAGACCACCCGCACCCTGGAGAACGTCCGCGCCATCGTGGAGGCGGCGGGCGCGACCTTCGACGACGTCGTGATGCTCCGGGTCTACCTCACCACCCGGGACGACTTCGCCGCGATGAACGACGCCTACGGGGCCTTCGTCGGCGAGCACTGCCCCGGCGGCGTGCTGCCCAGCCGCACCACCGTCATGGTCGGGCTGCCGCGGGAGGAGATGCTGGTCGAGATCGACGCCTTCGCGATCGTCCAGGACTGA
- a CDS encoding DUF779 domain-containing protein: protein MSRVDHTPAAADMLRRLHDQHGDLMFHQSGGCCDGSSPMCYPAGEFLTGDADVLLGELRVDEGFTVPVWMSRSQFGYWRHTHLTIDLVPGRGAGFSLEAPEGVRFLIRSRLLTDAEWAAEERSAAG from the coding sequence ATGAGCAGGGTCGATCACACCCCCGCCGCCGCCGACATGCTCCGGCGACTGCACGACCAGCACGGCGACCTGATGTTCCACCAGTCCGGCGGCTGCTGCGACGGCTCCTCGCCGATGTGCTACCCGGCGGGCGAGTTCCTGACCGGCGACGCGGACGTGCTCCTCGGTGAGCTGCGGGTCGACGAGGGATTCACCGTCCCGGTGTGGATGAGCCGCAGCCAGTTCGGGTACTGGCGGCACACCCACCTGACCATCGACCTGGTGCCGGGTCGCGGCGCGGGATTCTCGCTGGAGGCACCCGAGGGGGTGCGGTTCCTGATCCGGTCGCGGTTGCTGACGGACGCGGAGTGGGCGGCGGAGGAGAGGTCGGCGGCCGGGTAG
- a CDS encoding GAF domain-containing protein, with product MPTDRTLARTLAAHERFLTTGTVADVRPLVAESWRRSLSGGVDPERPTPPVALTEVELHAHREQHPLRHALPVVRGLLLDAAVSEEFLVALTDADGRLLWIAGDARVRRAVEGVGFVEGAAWDERHAGTNAPGTALATGGTVQVRAAEHFSRAVQPWSCTAAVLRDPAGQVLGALDVTGRDGAASLLMLSLVRATATAVESELRARDALHHPAVPAAAGLEVLRPDSGVLHGPGPGARALSLRHAELLLLLAEHPRGLHADELAVLLHPDAMSDVAVRAEVSRLRRVVGPVLAQSRPYRLAGELVTDVATVRASLAAGDVRSALDQYPGPVLPRSRAPGVDRVRESVATDVRAAVLHAADPVLLERWLDRDEGVDDWTAWEQLARLSAPGSVSRARATGRLELLRRRFGLGRPV from the coding sequence GTGCCGACCGACCGCACGCTGGCACGCACCCTCGCGGCGCACGAACGCTTCCTGACCACGGGCACCGTCGCCGACGTCCGGCCGCTGGTCGCCGAGTCGTGGCGGCGCAGTCTGAGCGGCGGGGTGGATCCCGAACGCCCCACGCCGCCGGTCGCCCTGACCGAGGTCGAACTGCACGCCCATCGGGAGCAGCACCCCCTGCGGCACGCGCTGCCGGTGGTGCGCGGACTGCTGCTGGACGCCGCGGTCAGCGAGGAGTTCCTGGTGGCGCTGACCGACGCGGACGGTCGCCTGCTCTGGATCGCCGGGGACGCCCGGGTGCGCCGGGCGGTGGAGGGGGTCGGATTCGTCGAGGGGGCCGCCTGGGACGAACGCCACGCCGGGACCAACGCTCCGGGCACCGCATTGGCCACCGGCGGGACCGTCCAGGTGCGAGCCGCCGAGCACTTCAGCCGGGCCGTGCAGCCGTGGAGCTGCACCGCCGCCGTGCTGCGCGATCCGGCCGGCCAGGTGCTGGGCGCCCTGGACGTCACCGGGCGGGACGGCGCCGCGTCCCTGCTGATGCTCTCCCTGGTCCGGGCCACCGCGACCGCCGTCGAGTCCGAGCTGCGGGCCCGGGACGCCCTGCACCATCCGGCGGTGCCGGCAGCGGCCGGCCTGGAGGTGCTGCGCCCGGACTCCGGTGTGCTGCACGGCCCCGGACCCGGCGCCCGGGCGCTGTCCCTGCGGCACGCCGAACTCCTGCTGCTGCTGGCCGAGCACCCGCGCGGCCTGCACGCGGACGAACTCGCCGTGCTGCTGCACCCGGACGCGATGTCCGACGTGGCGGTGCGTGCCGAGGTGTCCCGGCTGCGCCGCGTGGTCGGGCCGGTGCTCGCCCAGTCGCGGCCCTACCGTCTCGCCGGGGAACTGGTCACCGACGTGGCGACGGTGCGCGCCTCGCTGGCCGCCGGGGACGTCAGGTCGGCGCTGGACCAGTACCCCGGGCCGGTGCTGCCCCGGTCGCGGGCACCCGGGGTGGACCGGGTACGCGAATCGGTGGCGACCGACGTGCGGGCGGCGGTGCTGCACGCCGCCGACCCGGTGCTGCTGGAACGGTGGCTGGACCGGGACGAGGGCGTCGACGACTGGACCGCCTGGGAACAGCTGGCCCGGCTGAGCGCCCCCGGCTCGGTCTCCCGCGCCCGGGCCACCGGTCGGCTGGAGCTGCTGCGGCGACGGTTCGGGTTGGGGCGACCGGTCTGA
- a CDS encoding type II CAAX endopeptidase family protein — protein sequence MTTSATLTHPPARRPGVRAAVRAHPLIAFFTLANLLSWVAWLPYVLSQNGTGVWSFRFPEVLGTSQITGMLPGAYLGPITAAFLVTALVDGPDGLRAWARRLWKWRVAPRWYAITLLSVPAAMLLTGLAFSGGRIAAPSSAALIAYVPMLLFQLLTTGLAEEPGWRDFALPRLQDRFSPAQAAFILGPLWGLWHFPLFLTEWGGYPDASWTRPVVFMAFCIAFNIVMSWVFNRTGQSLPLSMLMHVSANTFASVLWAEVFPSLDGELPLIAMATGAVVAATAIGIATRGRLGLPRAAAGSAVSAVSAVSAVSADGSRV from the coding sequence ATGACCACTTCAGCCACTCTCACCCACCCGCCCGCACGGCGACCCGGTGTCCGGGCCGCCGTGCGGGCGCACCCGTTGATCGCCTTCTTCACGCTGGCGAACCTGCTCAGCTGGGTCGCCTGGCTGCCCTACGTCCTGTCCCAGAACGGCACGGGCGTGTGGAGTTTCCGGTTCCCCGAGGTGCTCGGCACCAGCCAGATCACCGGCATGCTGCCCGGCGCATACCTCGGCCCGATCACCGCCGCGTTCCTGGTCACCGCGCTGGTCGACGGCCCCGACGGTCTGCGGGCCTGGGCGCGACGACTGTGGAAGTGGCGGGTGGCCCCGCGCTGGTACGCCATCACCCTGCTCAGCGTCCCCGCGGCGATGCTGCTGACCGGTCTGGCGTTCTCCGGTGGGCGGATCGCCGCGCCGTCGTCGGCCGCGCTGATCGCCTACGTCCCGATGCTGCTCTTCCAGCTGCTCACCACCGGCCTCGCCGAGGAGCCCGGCTGGCGCGACTTCGCCCTGCCCCGGCTCCAGGACCGGTTCTCCCCGGCCCAGGCCGCCTTCATCCTCGGCCCGCTGTGGGGGCTGTGGCACTTCCCGCTGTTCCTCACCGAGTGGGGTGGCTACCCCGACGCGTCCTGGACCCGCCCGGTGGTGTTCATGGCGTTCTGCATCGCGTTCAACATCGTCATGTCCTGGGTATTCAACCGGACCGGGCAGAGCCTCCCGCTGTCGATGCTGATGCATGTCAGCGCGAACACCTTCGCCTCGGTGCTGTGGGCCGAGGTGTTCCCGAGCCTGGACGGGGAGCTGCCGCTGATCGCGATGGCGACCGGGGCGGTGGTCGCCGCCACCGCGATCGGGATCGCCACCCGCGGGCGGCTCGGGTTGCCGCGGGCCGCAGCAGGGTCGGCGGTGTCCGCGGTGTCGGCGGTGTCGGCGGTGTCGGCCGACGGCTCCCGGGTCTGA
- a CDS encoding DUF3618 domain-containing protein yields the protein MSENPDEIRRQIEQTRADLSANVDAVGDTLDPRQMAHRQADKVRGRLGAVRDRVMGTVQDVGDSVGSAAHSVGDAAGSAAQSVKGSPSTLQEKATGSPLAVGLIAFGVGWLASSLVPATRQEQRAAQAVKEQAQALAPEVKDAAQQVADDLREPAQQAVAAVKDRAAEAASDLKEQGGQAASELKDQAQDSAQEVRQAPQS from the coding sequence ATGAGTGAGAACCCGGACGAGATCCGTCGCCAGATCGAGCAGACCCGTGCCGACCTGTCGGCGAATGTGGATGCCGTCGGTGACACCTTGGACCCGCGCCAGATGGCGCACCGTCAGGCGGACAAGGTGCGGGGCCGGCTCGGCGCCGTGCGGGATCGGGTGATGGGCACCGTGCAGGACGTGGGTGACTCGGTCGGGTCGGCGGCGCACAGTGTCGGCGACGCCGCCGGGTCGGCGGCGCAGAGCGTCAAGGGGTCGCCGAGCACCCTGCAGGAGAAGGCGACCGGCAGCCCGTTGGCGGTCGGACTGATCGCCTTCGGCGTCGGCTGGCTCGCTTCGTCGCTGGTCCCGGCCACCCGGCAGGAGCAGCGGGCGGCGCAGGCGGTGAAGGAGCAGGCCCAGGCGCTCGCACCGGAGGTCAAGGACGCGGCTCAGCAGGTCGCCGACGACCTGCGCGAACCGGCGCAGCAGGCGGTCGCGGCGGTCAAGGACCGGGCGGCCGAGGCGGCATCGGACCTCAAGGAGCAGGGCGGTCAGGCGGCGAGCGAGCTGAAGGACCAGGCCCAGGACTCCGCGCAGGAGGTGCGGCAGGCTCCCCAGTCCTGA
- a CDS encoding zinc-dependent alcohol dehydrogenase, with translation MRALTWQGLENVSVETVPDPTIQDPTDAIIRVTSTAICGSDLHLYGVLGMYLDAGDILGHEAMGVVEEVGSSTGDLKVGDRVVIPFGIACGTCFMCRRGLQSQCETTQVRAEGKGAALFGYTRLYGSVPGGQAQYLRVPQAQYGPVVIPDDGTPDERYLYLSDVLPTAWQAVEYAAVPSGGTVVVLGLGPIGQMAARIARHRGAGRVIGVDLVPERLAMAARHGVEVLDTAHLGQGDVGSAIRDLTDGRGADAVIDAVGMEAHGSPIAEAAMKVVGRLPDPLAAAATERAGTDRLAALLTGIDAVRRGGTVSISGVYGGAKDPLPMMQLFDKQVTLRMGQANVRHWIDDLLPLVQDESDPLGVLDLRTHRLPLERAADAYRTFQHKEDGCIKVVLDPSL, from the coding sequence ATGCGCGCACTGACCTGGCAGGGACTGGAGAACGTCAGCGTCGAGACCGTCCCGGACCCGACCATCCAGGACCCGACCGACGCGATCATCCGGGTCACCTCCACCGCGATCTGCGGCTCCGACCTGCACCTGTACGGGGTGCTGGGCATGTACCTCGACGCCGGGGACATCCTGGGCCACGAGGCGATGGGCGTGGTCGAGGAGGTGGGGTCGTCCACCGGCGATCTGAAGGTCGGCGACAGGGTGGTGATCCCGTTCGGCATCGCCTGCGGGACCTGCTTCATGTGTCGCCGCGGTCTGCAGTCCCAGTGCGAGACCACCCAGGTACGTGCCGAGGGCAAGGGTGCCGCGCTCTTCGGCTACACCCGGCTGTACGGCAGTGTCCCGGGTGGTCAGGCCCAGTACCTGCGGGTGCCGCAGGCACAGTACGGCCCGGTGGTGATCCCCGACGACGGCACCCCGGACGAGCGCTACCTCTATCTCTCCGACGTGCTGCCGACCGCCTGGCAGGCGGTGGAGTACGCCGCGGTCCCGTCGGGCGGCACCGTCGTGGTGCTCGGGCTCGGACCGATCGGCCAGATGGCGGCCAGGATCGCCCGGCACCGCGGTGCCGGGCGCGTGATCGGGGTGGACCTGGTGCCGGAGCGGCTGGCGATGGCGGCCCGGCACGGGGTCGAGGTCCTCGACACCGCGCACCTCGGCCAGGGCGACGTCGGGTCGGCGATCCGGGACCTCACCGACGGCCGGGGTGCCGATGCGGTGATCGACGCGGTCGGGATGGAGGCGCACGGCTCCCCGATCGCGGAGGCCGCCATGAAGGTGGTCGGCCGGCTGCCGGATCCGCTGGCCGCCGCCGCGACCGAGCGCGCCGGCACCGACCGGTTGGCGGCGCTGCTGACCGGGATCGACGCCGTCCGCCGGGGTGGCACGGTGTCGATCTCCGGGGTCTACGGCGGCGCCAAGGACCCGCTGCCGATGATGCAGCTCTTCGACAAGCAGGTCACGCTCCGGATGGGGCAGGCCAATGTGCGGCACTGGATCGACGACCTGCTGCCGCTGGTCCAGGACGAGTCCGACCCGCTCGGCGTGCTCGACCTGCGCACGCACCGGCTACCGCTGGAACGGGCGGCCGATGCCTACCGGACCTTCCAGCACAAGGAGGACGGCTGCATCAAGGTGGTGCTCGACCCCTCGCTCTGA
- a CDS encoding N-acyl-D-amino-acid deacylase family protein, whose product MLLRGGLVVDGTGDPPRTADVLVEGRRILAVGTHLDPGRHRVIDADGLVVAPGFIDMHAHSDLAVLTDGSHLAKTLQGVTTEVLGQDGLSYAPTTGATMAMIREQIAGWNGVPDLDLTWRSVAEYLAEVDRRGSATNVAYLLPQGTIRMNVVGTADRPATAAELAAMAAQVDRGMAEGAFGMSSGLTYVPGMFADTAELVALCRVVARHGGFYAPHQRSYGAGALAAYAEMIEVARRSSVALHLTHATMNFPENRGRAGALLDLVDGALADGVDITLDSYPYLPGATTLSALLPSWVATGGPAATVRALRDPTVRERVLHDVEVVGSDGCHGVPVDWDTIEIAGVRDPALADRVGSTVAALARGSGTPPGEVFLDLLIADRLGTGILQHVGDEANVRAVMRHPRHTGGSDGILVGAKPHPRGAGTFARYLGHYVRDQGVLGLAEAVRHLSGTPAARLGLHDRSRVAAGYVADLVLFDPTTVADRATFAEPRLPPTGIPWVLIGGVPVVEEGERTPVRAGRALRHLHPGARAGAESD is encoded by the coding sequence ATGTTGCTCCGCGGTGGCCTGGTGGTGGACGGCACCGGCGATCCGCCGCGCACCGCCGACGTGCTGGTCGAGGGCCGCCGCATCCTCGCCGTCGGCACCCACCTGGACCCCGGCCGTCACCGGGTGATCGACGCCGACGGTCTGGTGGTGGCACCCGGCTTCATCGACATGCACGCGCACTCCGACCTCGCGGTGCTGACCGACGGATCGCACCTGGCCAAGACCCTGCAGGGCGTCACCACCGAGGTGCTCGGCCAGGACGGGCTGTCCTACGCGCCGACCACCGGCGCCACGATGGCGATGATCCGGGAGCAGATCGCCGGGTGGAACGGCGTCCCCGACCTCGACCTCACCTGGCGCAGCGTCGCCGAGTACCTGGCCGAGGTGGACCGCCGGGGGAGTGCCACCAACGTCGCCTACCTGCTGCCTCAGGGCACCATCCGGATGAACGTGGTGGGCACCGCCGACCGCCCGGCCACCGCCGCCGAGCTCGCCGCGATGGCCGCCCAGGTCGACCGGGGGATGGCCGAGGGGGCGTTCGGGATGTCCTCCGGGCTGACCTATGTGCCGGGGATGTTCGCCGACACCGCCGAGCTGGTCGCGCTCTGTCGGGTGGTGGCCCGGCACGGCGGGTTCTACGCCCCGCACCAGCGGTCCTACGGGGCGGGCGCGCTGGCCGCCTATGCGGAGATGATCGAGGTGGCCCGCCGATCGTCGGTCGCCCTGCACCTGACCCACGCCACGATGAACTTCCCGGAGAACCGGGGTCGGGCGGGCGCGTTGCTCGATCTGGTGGACGGCGCGCTGGCCGACGGGGTGGACATCACGCTGGACAGCTACCCCTACCTGCCGGGAGCGACCACGCTGTCCGCGCTGCTGCCGAGTTGGGTCGCCACCGGCGGTCCGGCCGCCACCGTGCGAGCGCTGCGCGACCCCACGGTGCGCGAGCGGGTGCTGCACGACGTCGAGGTGGTCGGCAGCGACGGGTGCCACGGCGTCCCGGTCGACTGGGACACGATCGAGATCGCCGGGGTGCGCGATCCCGCGCTCGCCGACCGGGTGGGCAGCACCGTCGCCGCCCTCGCCCGGGGCAGCGGCACCCCGCCGGGGGAGGTGTTCCTCGACCTGCTGATCGCCGACCGGCTGGGCACCGGCATCCTGCAGCACGTCGGTGACGAGGCGAATGTGCGAGCCGTCATGCGCCATCCCCGGCACACCGGTGGCAGCGACGGCATCCTGGTCGGCGCCAAACCGCACCCCCGGGGCGCCGGGACCTTCGCCCGGTACCTCGGGCACTACGTGCGCGACCAGGGAGTGCTCGGCCTGGCCGAGGCGGTCCGGCACCTGTCCGGCACCCCGGCGGCACGGCTGGGGCTGCACGACCGGAGCCGGGTGGCGGCGGGGTACGTCGCCGACCTGGTGCTGTTCGACCCGACGACGGTGGCCGACCGGGCGACCTTCGCGGAGCCGCGGCTGCCGCCGACGGGCATCCCCTGGGTGCTCATCGGTGGCGTGCCGGTGGTCGAGGAGGGCGAGCGGACACCGGTGCGGGCGGGCCGGGCGCTGCGGCACCTTCACCCTGGTGCTCGCGCGGGTGCGGAGTCAGACTGA